The region CAATAGAGTACGGTTTAAGAATGAACACATTCCACAGTTGACGTGTTAGGTAAACTCCTGCCCCTTCCCAAATTTCTTTGGCTGAAACATTCTCTCCCTCCTGCGATCTCCCATTATTGTACTTGTTTCTCCTCCACGAAAGGAGACAatttcattctatactccaataCAGAATCGCTCTAAAATAGGTTCGCTTTTTCCAGAGTCCTGCTTTTCTGATGACAGCAGCTTTCCTAGCCTTCCGCGTAGTCCTCATAGGCTCTGAAGGCAGCTGCCACTTTTCTCCAGATATCGATCTCAGCCTCCGGTTCCCAACCCCCGGGCCCTGGCGtccgcgctctcctccccatcatccTACCCCACCgctgcctcccaccctctccGCGCAGCGTCGGCAACTCATGCTCACCTCGGCCCCTGACAGGAAGGGGTGCGAGGGCCCTGTGATCGTCAGGTAATTGTCATTTCCTCCGGGAaactggaaaccaaaagaaagccgcGGGGATAAGTTAGGGGAAGCAGAGAGTTAGATCGGAGCGACGTTTTCTGACCCAGACATTATGACAACACCCCCCAAACCccgctctctctcccctcccatcTGCCGCTTCCCGCTTCTGCTTCAACCCCGTCAGCCGCGCTCTCTCGCCAGGCTTCTCAACGCTCAGGAGCCTACCTCCATCTTCACACAACGGCTATCACGGTCTCAGTGAACTCATCACTCCCACCGCCCCCACACAGGACACGGAACTGCCGTCACTTCCCCAACGTCGTGCGTCGCTCTCCGCTGATTGGAAGGAGCGCCTTGGGGCTGCTGCGAGTCAGGCCCGGGAAGGCCGAGCGGACTGACAGGCTAGCTATCGCCTCCTGGAGCTTGGTGGGATAATGGCATGTAGGAGTGTTAGAGGCGTCCCCGGAGGTGGTATCTGGGTATTACCGTCGCTCCGACCGAAACGGGATTTCGAGGGAGAGCAATAGAGACGTTAACTGGGCTAGAGGGGCCGGAGGTCGATAGATTGAGCGGCTAGAGAGGCCGGAGGTAAGTGGCTGTAGAAGTCGGGCGGACCCGGAATCCAGAGGAAAAGGGACCATGACTTATGCTTATCTCTTCAAGTACATCATCATCGGAGACACAGGTAACCCGCGGGCGACAATCCTCAAGCTGGGGCGGAGATCCGAAACACCCAAGTCGGGGCTTGGGGGCGGGGCTCATTTAGTGGGCTGGGCGATTAAGTgaagcggggggcggggcgggccgccGGGGGCGGGGCTCGGGGCTCCCCTTCCCCAGTCCTGGACGCCCCGACGCTGGTCTGTTCTCGCTGCCTAACTCCTAACGCACGCGTCTTCTTTCAGGTGTGGGGAAGTCATGTCTCCTCCTGCAGTTTACAGACAAGCGATTCCAACCTGTCCACGACCTCACAATAGGTAAGCGCATATACCTCTCGTAGAATAGATTATGAAATCTGACTAAAATAGAAAGTTAGCAGCTTTAGTGTTCGAAGTAGAAAAGTTACGTCTTCCTATTTTGGGGTTAGTCCAAAGTTATGTTAAGTGAAGAATGACTAAATGCTGAGAAATGGGCAGTAGTGTAATGGGGAGTAGGTAATTGAAAGGTGACTAGATTTAGAGATGACCATGAGGTATGGATTAGTTgcctcaggattttttttttttaacaaatgtggTTTGTATGTTTATGTAAAATCCTACGAAAACGTACTGTTAATTCAAAAACTCGCCTTACTCTGCGGTAAAGTAGTGTGAACCTCATTACTTTTTCAAAGTAATCACTACAGtatagattttgtgtgtgtgttggagaggAGGAAGCAAATGGAAGAGCCATCCCAGACCTAGAATAAAAGGTACATGAAACTGGtaagttttgttttaaagaaaagatatgatAATCATGAGTTTCAAGAACTCTCTGGTAAGCGTGGGAAATGTGAACATCTTCCACAAATTTGTGATATGGGACGACCTGCTGAGTTTTAACAACCCATTCCCCATAATCTCCATAACTCCAACCCAAATAAAGATTATATACATAAAACTAGCCTTCTTGCCATGCAGGTGCAGTTTCAGAGTAAAGTCCCTAGCTCCCTTTCTTACTATATTGCCACTTCCAAGTCCCACATTATGGAAATCTGAAGCTACTACTGATCCCACAGTACTTATTCAGAGCCAAATAACTAAAGTGGTTAGAAAAGGATTTAGTATCAACAGGAAAATACTTTTGTAAATGACTATTGTGTACAACCACAATGTGCTAGGTGCTAAGTGATACAGTGCTTAACAAGGCAAACATGCCTACATTGAAAGCTCCAGTGTAGGAGGTGAGGTGAGGCTGGGGGCAGATACCAATGAATAAATTACTATTGCAAAAGGGGATAAGAGGCTGCCACATCTATCAGGAAAAGCTGAAAATGGAAGCATGAGAAGGAACTAGCCAAGCGAAGGGGTTGTGGAAGGTGAGAGAAAAGTGATCAGGCCAAGAGGGAAAAACAGGTGTAAAGGCTCAGGAATAACAAAGTTCAGGCTAATCTGGAAAACTGAAAGTAATTTAATATGGCTTGACCATGGAATTTAAAGAGAAGAGTGACAAGAAGTAAGAGTAGAGAACATctagggtggggaaggggagagatgAGTTTTGACACACCTAAAGGTAATGGGAGCAAGTGACAGGTTTCAAAGTAGCAAAATGAAGTGATCAAGTTTTCCCAGAGTCCAACATATGCCCTGTTTCTTTCTGAATTCAGTCTTCTATACCAGGATAAACAAGGCAGTTGGCTATAAAATGTGCACAAAATATGAAGATTTTTTCATAATTAGAGGAAGTTGCATAAAAGGGGACAGaagttgtattttttaattcttcccCATTGAAACTCCATTCCTCTTgtccagaaagaaaacaaaattagtgactttttttttttttagtaactaTCATTATTCTTGATGATGCAGTCTAGAGTAGtaagaaacaattttttaaatctgcTTATTGACTGTAAAACTTTATAGAGTTGAGAGagattctggatatatttgtGCCTGGGGCCCCTGAATAGCAGAAGCTAGATTAGTGCTGTTACTTACCTGCAGATCAGAATTCCTGGAGTAAAGTACTGTGTAAAGATAGAAAATAGGGCAAATTGTTTGACTTACAATCAAGTATTTTTAATGTAAGTGATCTTCGATTTTTAAGTTTTGACCTGACATTACCTTGATAGAAGTTGAATGCAGGTAAACTAAAACCTTTATTCGGACTATCTGTTTCCAAACCCCTGTGAGGCATGCTGTTTTTCTGATGAACTCTTGGAATTATTGGAGATCTGAAATGTTTCATTCTTGAGAACCTATTCTTAGATAGgtgcttttctaaaaaaaaaatctaaaattgcaAAAAGCAAGTATTTATTGTTTCATATAGAGGACTAGAGAGTGACTTtgggaaaatattaagaaatattttcaaaaaatttagaaGTTTTTTAGTTACAAATTAACCATTTCTTAATCAAATTTAAGCATTAAACAATAATTCTAAAAATtcattcactttttctatttgatttcttaattaatttttatccCCATATGTGCTTTTCAGTTATATTCCTGAGGTGGTTGTCACCTGGAACACAGTTTTTAATTCTAGAAGAGAAAACTTTAAGGAGCAAAAAATTAATTGGAGCAAATAGGGAACTGTAATGGGCTTAGTAGCACCAAGTGCGGAGGATGAGTCATTAGCACAATGAGGACAAGCATGAACCTCTTGTCACCATGGTTGTTCGTGAGAATCACATTCTTTCGGTTTTCACTGACAGGTGTGGAGTTTGGGGCCCGTATGGTCAACATTGATGGAAAACAAATCAAACTGCAAATCTGGGATACggtaagagaaaacaaaaatactttagTCCCAAATATAACAGTAAAGGCTGATGCAGGGATAAAGGGCTATGACGGAGGAGCTAAGGATGGAggtcagagttcagttcagttcagtcactcagtcatgtccaactctttgcgacgccatggactgcagcatgtcaggcttccctgtccatcaccaataactggaacctgctcaaactcatgtccatcgagtcagtaatgccatccaaccatctcatcctctgtcatccccttctcctcttgcatctttcccagcatcagggtcttttccagtgagttagttcttcgcatcaggtgacaaaagtattggagcttcagcttcagcatcagtccttgcaatgaatattcaggactgatttcctttaggatggactggttggatctccttgcagtccaagggactctcaagagtcttctccaacaccacagttcaaaagtattaattcttcagcacttagctttctttatagtccaactctcacatccatacatgactactggaaaaaccaaagctctgactagatggacttttattggcaaagtaatatctctgctttttaacatgctttctaggttggtcatagcttttcttgcaaggagcaagcgtcttttaatttcatggctgcagtcaccataagcagtgattttgaagcccaagaaaataaagtctgtcactgtttccattgtatccccatctacttgccatgaaatgatgggactggatgccatgatcttagtttttgaatgttgagttttaagccagctttttcactgtcctctttgactttcatcaagagactctttagttcttcgctctTCTGCCATCAGAATGGTGGtgtctgcatatctaaggttattgatatttctcccggcaaacttgattctagcttgtgcttcatccagcctggcatttcacatgatgtactctgcatataagttaaataaaatgggaatatacagccttgacatacttcttgcCCAAactggaaccagtccgttgttccatgtctggttttaactgttcctttttgacctgcatacagaagtCAGAGGAGGTCTAGTGAAATCAAAGAGACAGGAAAGCTTTCACTTCCATCTGTCACAGTTACAAATTCTGAATACCATGTCTTTTTGTTTCAAATAATCCAAGTATATATGAGTTTGCTTTGGTAAATATATTGATTAAATAATCCCAAATTCAGGAatttcctagcagtccagtggttaggacttggagctTTCACTGCAAGGGCAGCataaaggtttgatccctggtcaaggaactactATCCCACAAGTCAtgcagcacggccaaaaaaaaaaaaaatccaagattcATTTGCATCTTACTTTAGAATGCATTTTGATTCTTAAGAAATAAGCCTGTCTGATTTTGTAGAAATGGATACTTTATATATCttgaaattatatataatgtGATGCTTCCATTTGGGGGAAATGAGAAAACTTAATTCTCTTTATCTCCATCTTAATTCTTTGCTGCTTCGGATTTTTTCTGTTAAACAGGAGATGGACAAAGATACCTCAGACTGATGCAGATCATCTCAAATTGAATGGCTCACTCtttctagctttttttaaaaaatatttgtttttattcatttatttgactgcactggctCTTAGTTACAgcagcaggatctttagttgcagtatgtgggatctagttccctggtcagggatcaaactctggccccctgcattgggagctcagagtcttagccactggaccaccagagaagtctctttCTAATTTATTGCCTAGCAAACTTTGGTTCAGGAAATTGATTGAGATTAAGAAGTAAAGTGATTTGATTTCAAAAATCATTTGTGATAGCACACTGAAAGTGTTTTCATTTGCAAAAGTTAAATGCTTCTATTGATTCAACCATCACACAGGCCTCCCTCAGACTTCCCTTTTAGCTCTTGGAAGGACTTGAGGAAGGAGAGGGCTTTCAATCATAGCAGAGGAGGAAAAAGTGTAAGTTAGAagccaaccaggaatcaaatgctTTAAGACATAAAgctattagggaaaaaaataaaatttaagtgagctcttggagggaaaaaatatgttttagatCTTAAAGTGTGGTTAATATTACCAACAAAGTTCTTTAGAATTACTTTTGGATTTTAATGTTCTATCAGGTATGCAATAAGATTGTTGTAGTAAGAGATTCTTGTACTGTTGGAAATGTAACCTAGAACTAGTGTACTAGAACAGTCTTCTGACCTTAAACCTGGCTTTAGATTATGTGACATAATGTTtaagaaaacagacttttttGCTATGGAGTATTATACTAAGCTCCTACATTTAAATTATGGATTTGgtgtttttagaatttttaacttTTGGCCAGTTACTGAACTGACCTTTGAGcctaatttttcacatttttgttaaTTATTAGTATCATGAATGTTATTGTTGGTATATTGtataaaagctatttattttcCCATGTCCAGATCTTAGTTTTCCTATCTTTAAGAACAATCTTAAAGTCTCCCATCCTAACCTTTATGTAGGGACAGAAGGATAAGCAATTTCAAGAATGTGAAAACTTTTCTGATAGAATAGAGTCAATGCCCAGGGAATTCATATTTAGATGATTTTGCTTCCTTTGATGAAACTTGTCCTCCCCAAAAACCTATTCCATCAAGAAAGCAAAAGTATCCTGTATATGGGGCATTAGTAAATTGCtcaattataaataaatcttaatatCTGGCCCCCGTTGGAAATGCAAGTAGAGAATAAACTTGAATTTGTTTTAGGACAGCGCTGTCCTGGGCCCTGGACTGCTTTCCCTAGTCATTATTCCTGTTTGCTGTGACAGGATCCCAGTAAGGGACCTCTTGGTAGTCCTgcctttgtgtatgtgtatgctaagtcacttcagttgtgtccagcgctttgtgaccctgtggactgtagcccaccaggctcctctgtccatcggattctccaggcaagaatactggagtgggttgccatgtcctccttcaggggatcttcccattcagggatcaaacccacgtctctaagtctcctgcagtggcagaagggttctttaccattagcaccatctgggaagccctgtcctgCCTTTATCAGTCACTAAAGGTCAGTTAGTATAGTGCTTTGTATCTAATTTTCTACTTTGATCCATTGAAATGAAACTTCTATTATATAGAGCATTGGCATTCTAAGATAATTTTCTAAGACAAAGGAgtggaaacaaaaatagaaacaaaaaacaaaggtgATACGTTCAACATCATATGGGACTGAAAAATACTCTGAGTTTCTAGTGTATTTCCAGTCTCTCCTAGGGGATATTGTGTGGAAATGTCTTTGTCACACTGATTATAGGGTAAATACATTCAGTAACAGGGAGCCAGGGATGCTATAAACATTCAGCAATTAAATGGACAGTCTCACAGGAAGAATTGACCCACCCAAAATACCAACTGTACTCCCACTGAAAGATACTGATTTCCCACCTGGACTTCTTCCTGGGCATTCAGGTTTTCTTTTCGCCAATTCTCTTTTCTTAATAGAAGTTCTTTTGTAAAATTAACTCCTTTGTGTTAGAGTGGCATCTGATCAAGTAACTTCTCTGCAAATAACCTGGttttgttgggatttttttttgttgccATGTTGATGGAAAAGGCTGGACAAGAATCCTTCCGTTCTATCACCCGTTCCTACTACAGGGGAGCAGCCGGCGCACTGCTGGTGTATGACATTACAAGGTGAGTCACACCTGCTGAGTGAGAGGGAGACTCTTTCCTCTgttcttaaaatctttttaatcCATTGAATCTAGTAAGAATGCTAAAGAGGAATtgcctgttttatatttttctttatacataGAAGTTTCCCCCTTTTCCTGTGCATTTGGAAATGCTTTGACATTTTGAAATGGGCCTCTGACACACGTTTGAAATTTTTCTGCTGTAGGCGTGAAACCTTCAACCACCTGACCTCCTGGTTAGAGGATGCCCGGCAGCACTCTAGTTCCAACATGGTTATCATGCTGATTGGGAATAAGaggtaaatttttatttgtataaataaCAAGTACTAGACGTCGTCTAGGTACTCTTTGGATATTGAATTATTTGGGACCTAAACTTTTTTAGTTTAGGTTCGTTagtatctcaatttaaaaaagcttttttattgcagtaaaatatatataacataaaacttaccattttaaccatttttaagtgtacagttctgtggcattaagtacattcacattgttatacaaccatcaccaccatttatCTCCGGAACTTTTTTATCTTCCTCAACTGAAACTCTGTTCCCATAAACACTAATTTCACCTTCCCCATCCCgctattgctgtttagtcaccaagttgtatctcttttgtgactctgtggactgtggtccaccagactcctctgtctgtaggatttcccagacaagaataccggagtgggttgctgtccccttctccaggggatcttcccaacccagggactgaaaccgcgtctcctgcattgcgggtggattcttcaccgctgagccatcagggaagatcccatccCACTAGCCCCTAGCAGtaaccattctactttctgtctcttctgCCTACTTTAGGAAACTTACAATATTTGTCCTCTTGTTCCTGGCTTTTGTTTAGCATAACATCCTCAAGGTTTATCTATATTGTAGCGtgtgtcagaattttcttctgttttaaggTTAGATAGTAATCCATTGGATGTattcaccacattttctttattatccATTGATGTACACTTTGGTTGCTTCTTActtttgactgttgtgaatagtACTGCTGGTCAGCATGGGTGTACAGAGATCTGCTTGGggccctgctttcagttctttaggatatatgcccagaaatggAACTGCTGGATCTTATGgaaattctgtttaatttttggaGGTActgctgtactgttttccatagtggctgcactactTAGCATTACTGCTCTCAGTGCACAAGCATTCCAGGTTCTCCCCATCCTTAGTAACATCTGTTATTCTCAATGAATTTTCTAAGGCACCCATAGGCCACAAGACATACTTGATAGTTTTGTTATTAAATAGTTAGGTCTCAACAAAATAGCAGGTATTTTTGTCATAGCAACTGAGTAactgtttgaaaaacaaaaaacgtgaattaaaaggaaaagaatttcttatttcattcttaaGTCACTGTAATTACTTGCTAATGACCTGTGTAGGCCTATCAGGCATAGCACAGCTTGTCGAACCTTGGAGTTAACATTGGACACTACCACACTTTTTTCTGTTGCAAATTGATTTTTGTGCAGTGTTTGCTTTTTTGTCACAGCAGCTGCCAAGAATGCAGCCTCAAAAAGAAGTGCAAATGTTGAATCTATCATGATCTGATTTTGACACTGCCAATTATATTAAGCTTGTATTtatgtgggggcttctctggtggctcaatggtaaagaatccgccttccagtgcaggagacacgggttctatccctgggttgggaagatcccccggagaaggaaatggcaaccccctccattgttcttgcctggggaatcccatgaatagaggagcctggcaggctacagtccatggggtcacaaaagggtcaaatatgacttagcgactgaacaacagcaatttatGTGGTGTTCTGATGTTGAGTGTTGCTATGTTTCCCTTGAGTATTTCAAATAATCTGTGGCACCTAGAACTGTGGCCACAGACTGATTATACTCATTGGTTCAGCCAATTTGTGAAAAACCTTAACTACATCCTGGATACTGTGGTAGACCCTGAGTGGGCAAGGTGAAAACAAAATCCTGCCCTCATTCCCACGGAGCTCACAGACTAGTGGAGACATAGATATTAAGCATAAAATGATTTGTATCTGTTTATAAATTATGATAAATgcagtgcaggggaaaaaaagggcaCTGTAAAAAAGAGTACCAggatacttatttattttttataattttatttgggtttccctggtgactcagatggtaaagaatccgcctgggaTGCAgaaggccagggtttgatcccggggttaggaagatcccctgaagggaatggctacccactccagtgttcttgcttagagaatcccatgaacaaaggagtctggggtcttagttgctgcttgtgggctttctctaattttgGAAAGCGGGAGCTCCtcactagttgcagtgtgcaggcttcttgaTTTTGTGGCTTcgcttgttgtggagcacgggctctaaggcatgcaggcttcagtagttgtggcaaatgAACTCAggtggcacactggcttagctgctctgctctgaggcatgtgtgatcttcccagaccaaggatcaaaccagtgtcccctgtgttggaccactggaccaccagggaagccccagggtacTTATTTTTGATTTAGAGTTGTCATTTAAACTGAAATCTGAAGGATGGGCAAGAGTTCACTGGGCAAAGAGTTTTTGAAAAGGCGTCAGATAGGGGTAAGAAACTGTGAAAGCTTTAAACTGGGAAGAAGCTTGATGATAAGTTTATAATGTTGAAAGAAACCTGGTGTGGTTAGACTAAATCAGAGGGGAATGGTACAAGACGAGGTTGGAAAAGAAGGCAGGAGCCAGATCTTGTGGCACTTACAGACCTGAGTGAGGAGTCTGGATTTTATTCTAAACACAGTAGGAAGCATTTAAGAGTTTTAAGCAGAGAAGTAGCTTGATCAGATTTTAAAAGATCTGGAGGGGAACAAGGGTTGATGTGGTTCTCAGCTGCAGTAGTCCAAGTGAGAAAGTGGTGGATTGGACTAGGTCAGTGAcactggagagagagaaaaaggatgaTTATAGGGTACATTTTGGAAACACTTCGCTTTGGGGTGAATTGGGTATTTggtgtgaagaaggaaaaaatgttaataatagccTTGGTTTTTGGCTTGTGCCATGTGGAAGTGTGGGACAGAGTTGGGTTGGGGGGAAAAGATGATGTTTCATTTTGATGTACATCTGAGATGCCTTTTACACATGAGTAGAAATGAACAGGCAAATGGACAAACAGATCTGGAACTCAGAGGTATGTCTGGGCTAGATGTTCAGATTTAGCTCTGTTGCCATTTTGGGTTAGTTCTTCCTTGGTCTTCACACAGCTCATGAAAAATAAGTATAcgttttgcagattttttttctctagtgGACTtactcctggattttttcttttcatggtgAAAAACTGGAATCCTCCCAAATGAAAATTTCcagtttgaaaaatgaaaattggaCAGTTCACCATAATCTTATTCTGCATCCTTTAATCCTGTGTTTCATAAAGTCTTTTCCATGCCACTTTATTCTTCCTCAATCCTCGGCTCTGTTCTTAGTATCACCTAATTTTACCCATATCATTTTCTCTGAATCCTTCATTTCCCTGGTGGCAAGCTGCTGTTTATTATACATGTTAATAATGATACTAGTGAGTTAAGGCAACTGGGTTTTCCTTATTCCTTGCTGTCTCCTCTTGTGGCTTGATTCCAGTAATGAGGAAGACACTTATCACTATGCGATGTGACATCCATGACTTTTCTACTTCCCAGTAAATGgaatttccctttcctcttctttcctttggTTTAACTGGATCTCCTTCAAAAAAGAAGACTACAGCATAGACCTTGAGAAACTATGGGGCTTGCCTAACCTTTTATAAACCCTTTTCTCTGTAATAAGAGATAAGGCATTATCCTCAACTGTGTAGCAGCTGTCAAGAATCTGATCTGAAGAATATTTTCCCAGAGGCTACAGAAATCAGCGACCCTGTACAAAAGGACACCATTCAGGATCTGCATTCTTTATGGATTAACTGGCAGTTGAAACAGCTGTGGGATTCTTTTAGAAtaaatttcttctttcacttggatctttttttagttttctccCCAATTAATGATTAATCTCTTGCAGTGACTTAGAGTCTCGTAGGGATGTGaagagagaagaaggagaagcCTTTGCTCGGGAGCATGGACTTATATTCATGGAAACTTCAGCCAAAACAGCCTGCAATGTTGAGGAGGTACTATTTCGGAAAAAGTAGGGAAAGCTTTTCAGAGATTACACCGTATCTTTGtccctgccttttttttcccttcagaattCTCCTCCCCTGTTAAAACATGGGTAACAGGGGTCATAGTGACCATGTCTCTCCCTCTAAGGGAATTGTTCCATTTGTTTTTCCTTGTTCCTAAGGCTTTACTTTTATATTAAGTAACATTAATTGGTAGTGTGGATTGACACTACTGTTATTTGTAAATCATCTTAGTTGGAGGAACTAATGAATTCCATCTTAGTCATTCCTAAGTCTGGTATTGAATCTGTCTTAAGTAACTGACTCAGAAGAGAGcatatttgctttatttgcaGAGTGTGCCAATCTGGGAACCCTAGGTACATCTTGTGTCAATACCAAAATACCATAGAGtctcttttttctatttgaaattgTTTGGAGTGGGTTTTACAGGGTCTTTGGAGGACCTTGTATATTTTTACTCAGTTCTCCTAATGGTTCCCAATTCACTTTTGAAATCCAAATCGGCATAATATTTGTATTctcttttcctaatttctctACCTAAACTTGAGCCTAATACTATGATTTATGTCTCCTTCAGGCCTTCATtaacacagccaaagaaatatatAGGAAGATCCAGCAGGGTTTATTTGATGTCCACAATGAGGTAAGATAGGGTAAGGGGCTGACAGTtaaatttgctttgttttaaacaGGACAGGATGCTTCCTAGAATATAAGCACTTTCTGTCTAACATGATACTATATGAAGCTATATGAACTGGCATAGCTTGTCTGTTTTTTTCTCAAGTCTGAGACCCAGACtgcttaaagtgaagtgaagtgaagtaagtgactcaggcatgtccaactctttgtgacctcatggactgtggcctaccgggctcctctgtccatgggattttccaggcaagagtactggagtgggttgccatttccttctccaagactacTTAAAGAGATTATTAATTACTGGTCTAAAAGGTTTATACATTATGGGAGGTTTTTCTCTCAACCTCAGGTTTTTACTATTCCAAAGCATGGGGGAGGTGTGGTTCTTAATTGCTTAGCTTGTCATTTCCTTAAAGCAcatttggggggcggggggggggtaaTGAATTATATGCTAATATGCTGCCACTTCTGTTTTACCTACTCTTACCAATCACATCCTGATTCTGCACATAGCTATGAAACTTAAGTAACTTAACAGTCACtttaaaaatgggcacagaagccACTTCCAGTGATCTATAATACCACAGCTGGTGACTTTATTTTCACCATCACAGATTATTGTTCCGCAGCAGTCTGGCTAAGGCGCATGGTTACCTGCCAAGGCCATACCTGCTTCTAGAAATTGTAATTAatgatttctccttttatccctctcctttctcccacTTACTTTCACACTGAGGTGGGAACTATTGCTTCTTTTCTCTTACAGGCAAATGGCATCAAGATTGGACCCCAGCAGTGTATTTCA is a window of Ovis canadensis isolate MfBH-ARS-UI-01 breed Bighorn chromosome 7, ARS-UI_OviCan_v2, whole genome shotgun sequence DNA encoding:
- the RAB2B gene encoding ras-related protein Rab-2B, coding for MTYAYLFKYIIIGDTGVGKSCLLLQFTDKRFQPVHDLTIGVEFGARMVNIDGKQIKLQIWDTAGQESFRSITRSYYRGAAGALLVYDITRRETFNHLTSWLEDARQHSSSNMVIMLIGNKSDLESRRDVKREEGEAFAREHGLIFMETSAKTACNVEEAFINTAKEIYRKIQQGLFDVHNEANGIKIGPQQCISTPVGPSASQRGSHDMGADSGCC